ACCGGAAAGACCGCAGCATTCGGTATTCCGGCCCTTGAATGTGTTGACCTGTCCTCGAAACAGACACAGGTAATTGTGCTCTCCCCGACCCGTGAACTTGCAATCCAGACGGCTGAAGAGTTTAACCGGCTTTCAAGATACCTGAAGAAGATTCATGTCCTTCCGGTTTATGGTGGCCAGCCTATTGAACGGCAGTTCCGGGCGCTGAAGGCCGGTGTGCAGATCGTGGTCGGCACTCCCGGACGTGTGCTGGATCATATCGACCGTGGAACGCTCTCTCTTGACACGATTAAGATGGTGGTTCTGGATGAGGCTGACCAGATGCTGGATATGGGATTCAGGGAGGATATTGAAAAAATTCTTGCCGAGACTCCCGATGAACGCCAGACAGTGCTTTTCTCAGCAACTATGCCGAAGCCAATCAAGGAGATTTCACGTCGGTTCCAGAATAAACCGGAGTTTGTACGTGTACAGCACCGTGAACTGACCGTCCCCCAGATTGAGCAGTTGTACCTTGAAGTCCGCAACCGGGAGAAAATTGAGGTTCTTTCCCGTATCCTTGAGATGTATGATCCAGAACTCTCACTGGTATTCTGCAACACCAAGCGTGCGGTTGATGAACTGACAACCCAGCTGCAGACACGCGGGTACTTCTCTGAAGGGCTCCACGGCGATATGAAACAGTCACAGCGTGACCGCGTGATGGCAAAGTTCCGCAAGGGGGCAATTGATGTCCTTATTGCAACCGATGTTGCAGCACGTGGTATTGATGTGGACGATGTGGATCTTGTTATCAACTTTGATGTTCCGCAGGATGTGGAATATTATGTGCACCGTATCGGACGCACGGCACGGGCAGGACGACAGGGGCGTTCCATTACCTTTGTCGGTCCAAAGGAGATCTACAAACTCCGGACGATCCAGAAGTATGCCCACATCAAGATTTCCGCCATCCCGCTCCCAACCGCCAGAGATGTTGAACGGACGCGTATGCGAAACCTCGTGGAGAAGATCAAGGAGATGGCAGACGATGGTGACAACGACAAGTATGTTGAGATCGTTGAGCAGATCATGGTCGACGGCTACACTTCGCTTGATATTGCCGCAGCCCTCTTAAAGATGAAACTGGATACCGGTAACGACACTGATGATGAAGTGGTCATTTCAGCAGACGGGTCGGGTCACTCCGGCATTGTTCAGCTCTGCATCAATCTAGGCAGGGAAGACCGCATCCGGCCGAAAGACATTGTCGGGGCCATCACCGGGGAAACCGGCATTACCGGTAAAGAAATCGGTGCTATCAGCATCTATGACACCTACTCCCATGTGGAGGTTCCGCAGGAGAAGGCAAAGCAGGTTGTTGAGGGTATGGCAGGGAAGTCCATCGGCGGTGTAAAGCTTGTCAATGGGAAAGCCATTGGCTATGACTGTCCGAAGGGTGGAAAATCCCGGAAAACCCGATATTAATCATTTTTTATGCCCACTGGAATCCCCGGCAGGCCTGGAATTCGTTCTTTTGATCGTTTGATCGTGTCATCCGGATACTGATGTTTTTTGTAATGGTATTTGTGTAGTGATAGCCGCTCTGTGTTGGTTATTTTTTCTGTGTAGCGATGCCCCCACAGGAACCTACATTGCCTCCACCTGACGGAAGCGGAATATTATGCGCCAGTCCTGTTGTTCACGCAGGGTAACCTCGTTCATCTCCTCGAGAAATTCACAAAGGTCTTTCATATCTTTTGCATGCTGAACCTGATTCCTGATGGCGGTGAGATGACGAACGGTGTGTGCATAGCGTTCGGCATTGCGCTGGTATTCCCGCTGCAGTCGGAGTGCGGCAATGGCTGAACCGGCGGCGGGGAGCGTGATGGTAAAGAAGGCCAGAAGCATCGGCACCCGGAACGGGTATTCTGTTTCCCAGTGCCCAATGCCGGTTGCATGTATCACTGCGAGAATAAGGGTGATGAAAAAGATCGCGACGCCGGCACGGGTCAGGAGTGCATACGTACGCCGTGCAGACGCACCCGCCTGTTCATAGAACGCGAGACGGTTTGTGATCCATGCCGATCGGAAGAACTTCTTAATAGGTACATAGGGGATGTCCAGGCGGCAGTAATGGATGGGCCGCGATTCCATAATATCTTCAAATGCCATCACCATCCAGTCATTTGGGCGGTGTGCGAGGCTCATGTGGGGGGGAGCGTCCGGTTTTTCACACTGGATGCAGATGATGCAGAGGAAGAATGCCGCACGCAGGCGTTCTGCGAGGAAGTTGTAATCAATCCACCGCCGGTGAAAATCCCCGTGGCGTGTTGCGTACATGAGGAGAATGATAAGGGAGATCTCAAACACCTCCACCCACACCAGCCACGGCATCTCCGGCAGAAAGAGGGTCTGGAATGTGATTGTGGCAACTGCAAGGGCGGCGAGAAGGGTCACCGCTGTGCCCGTCCATTTATGGAGACGCTGGTATTTTTTTACCAGAAGACGTGTCCGGGTAAAATACGGGAGCAACGATCCGTAGATCGGTTCCAGTATGTTGTCATCGAGTTGTGCCTTCTCCGCCTCATCACGCAGTGTTGTGAGATAGCGCCGGTAGGTGGCGGTATAGTGTGAATTTTTCACGTCCTCTTTATTATACTGATTAAGCTGGGAATAGGAATCAAATATCATATCGTCATGGGCCCTTTCATATTGTCTCCCATTCACCGGATTGACTGCAATGATGGTCCGCCCCTTGTTTCGGGCAAGATCAAAGACGCTCCCCGGCCGATAGAGTGCCACTCCGGGTTCCCATTCCCCAATGAGGAGCACCAGCGTGCAGTCTTCAACAATTGCATCGTGAACCGGGTTGTATCCGGGTGTTGCATCTTCTTCATGAACGGTTTGGATGACATGGTCTATGTCCCCCTCGAACGGACAATGGCCCTCATCCGGTTTTCCCTCCCCACAACGGATGAGCACAATATCAGGGTGCGGGATGGATTCCCAGATGCTGTCTGCGAGCAGGGCCTCAAGGATGATGTGCTCCGGTCCCGCCTGGTGGGGAAGAATAAACTGGTAGGTGTGTGGTGTCACGGAGAGGGTGGTTTCGAGACGCAGGAGGATTTTATTAATTGCCTCCAGCAAAGGGCCTGCCGTGAAGTGGTGCTCTGTTACAATGAGGCCTATCTGCACGATGGCTGTGAGGGGGCCCGGCGGATACATGGAGTACTCTGATGTCGCTGTGTCTGCAGGCACCTCACTGAAGGTTCTTCTCTCGGTTTCTGCTGTCATCTCTGTTTCTATCCTTCCTGTGAGCGGCAATAAAGGTTTCATGAAATATGGTGCAGGGTATTGAGGTGGACATACGGTTTGCGGTTGCATATCCATGAGATTCTGTCACTCCGGATAGGTAATCGCGTAGCCGTTTGGAGGACATCGTGGTTGATTCCGGGTAAAAGTATATCATCTGTGTCGGGAATCGGTTTATACCGTAAAGCGGCATGGTCCGGAGGAGATAATATATGAGCGGCAAAGGTGGAGGAGCAGGTGCAGGTACCGGTGGTCTGGGAGGGAATCTTATTCCCCGGACAATAGGGTTTGCGTATGCAATTATAGGGGTGATCGCACTTGCGATACTCTGGTATACCAGAAAGATAAACCGCAGGAAAGCATTTGTATTTTTACTCATTTCAACAGCACTGGGTTTCTTAATATTCGCCCCGGTTGCGCCCCATAATTTCCAGCAACTGCTCCTGCGCGATGTTTCGGCACTGGGCGCCTCCCTGGAGGTGGCGGCGGCAGGGATGACTTTGCTTCTTGCCCTTTCCCTCGTATTTGGACGGATATTCTGCGGACATATCTGCCCGGCAGGTGCTGTACAGGAACTTGCCTCCCTTGTACCCCTGCCAAAATTCGGGAAGAACTGGAAGCAGGCAACTCTTGGTATCCGGGCGGTAGTCTTTGTTATTATCCTTGCAGCTGCATTCGGCTGGTCTGTCGGCATTATTGATTATTTTGGCCTGAAAGAGTTCTTCTCACTGGATGTGGTATCTGTTCTCTTTTATGTCTTTCTCGGGGTGCTGCTCCTTTCAATGGTGGTTTACCGGCCGTTCTGCCGGTTCATCTGCCCGTATGGGCTGCTTCTCTCCTTAACTGCGGCAGTGAGCGCCTTTAAGTTCAGGCGGACGGAGAAATGCATTGAATGCGGATGCTGCGAACGGGTATGTCCTACGAATGAGGCAAAAGTGGGTGACCGGAAATCAGAATGTTATATGTGCGGCAGGTGTGTTGAGGTCTGTCCGGTGGAAGGCGCCCTTGTCTACCGGCGTGCAACGGGCCGGTGGTCTGCTGTAGGCGTCTCTGATGAAAAGGGGGCCGATACGATTTCCCCACCCGGATGTGCCACTGAATCCGAAGGGTGAATTCCTCTTTTTATCTTATTTTAGGCCCGGTTCTGAGGTTTAGAATCCGGATGAATGGAAATGATGCAGATTTGTCCTGCAGCAGATCTGTTTTAGGCAGGTTATCTGGGGTCACGCACATTATGCGCTCTTCAATATTATGGCATCTGCAGCGAGTGCAGCGGTTGAAAAGGCTGCCTGCAGGTTATATCCGCCGGTGTCGCCGTCAATATCCAGCACCTCCCCGATACAGTAGAGGCCGGGCACGTCCTTTGCTTCCATGGTCTTCTGCCGGATGGCATCCCGTGCCACCCCGCCCCGTGTCGCCATCGCGGTTGCATACCCTTCTGTCCCTGCAACCGTGAGCGGACAGTCTGTCAGGTAGCTGATCAGCATATTTCGTTTAGGTTTGGTGAGGTGGGCGCAGGTGGCATCATGTGCAATGCCCGCGAGATTAAGGAGGCGAAGAATAAACCGTGCGGGGATCTCTGTTTTGGCAAGAACCGTCTTCACCTGCCGGTTTTTTCCTTCTGCTATGATTTCAGTGATATGTTTCCTGGCTTCGGTTTCATCCGTACCTGCCGCAAATCCCGCATGCAGACAGTCTCCGTCCCGCACATACCGGGAGATGTGCAGAGCACCGGGCCCGGAGATGCCATTCGTCGTGAGAATGATGTCGCCTCTCACCTCCCGGATCTTCCTATCGTCCCGGTAGAGCGAGAGCAGGACGTCGTCAAATGATATGCCGGTTAACCCACGGAAGGGATAGTCCCGGATAATCACAGCAGCGAGTGCCGGGCCCGTCTCGGTGATGGGGAGTCCCAGCCTGCCGGCGAGTGTATACCCGTCACCCGCTGACCCGGTCGTGGGGTATGAGGCTCCCCCGGTTGCAATCACGATGTTTTCTGTGGTGTAACAGCCATCAGCGGTTCTGACAGAGAAGTAGCCGTCTGTATGTTCAACTGACTGCACCGCCTCTACGCATCTGATTTCAACGCCGGTCCGAAAACATTCTGCAAGAAGGACCGAGAGGACATCCTTTGCAGTTCCTGTTTCCGGAAAATATTTGCCGTTTTCATCGGCGGTGAAGATGATTCCCCGTTCCCGGAAAAATTCCAGCAGGTCAGTGTTTTTGAAGTTCATCAGGGCGGGCCGCAAAAATTTCCCTCCGTCCCCGTAATGCGAAAGGAATTCAGCCATTCTCCCGGTGTGGGTGAGGTTGCATTTGCCGGCGCCGGTGATACAGAGTTTTCTCCCGCAGGAGGGCATCTTTTCGAGAACCAGTATGCGCCGGTTGTCTCCGGCAGAACGGCAGGCGCAGAAGAGTCCTGCAGGGCCTCCGCCGATGATTATCGCGGTATACCGGGTATCTGTGTTTGCCAGATCTCTGCCGGAAAGTATTGTTTTGTCTGACATGTCCTGTGTGAGAGTATCATTTGTGTTCATGCGGTATCACCCTTGGGAATCCTTACCGTATGACGAAAGCCGGACTGTTTTGGTTTCCTTACTCCTCAGAGGGTCCATTCCTGAAGGATGCATGTTTCCTCGCTGTTGCAGTAAACAGTTCATCACAGACTGCCGGGAAGTCCCGGGAGATTACATGCACCCCAACTTCTGTGATCCCTCCCGGTGTCGCCACCCGGCTGATGAGATCTGCAGAAGATGTATGAGGAACTTCCAGAAGGGCGCCTGTTCCGATAAACGTCTCGCGGGCAAGATGTTCTGCCTCATTTGAGGGGATGCCGGTCATCCGGGTGGCGGCAGCGGCAAATTCACGAACCATTGCTGCAAAAAATGCCGGAGCACAACTGGTGAGGGTGGTATACGCTTCCATTTCCGATTCTGTGATCACAACCGGTGTTCCGATAGCCCCGAAGAGGGAAAGTACCTTTTCGCGATCAGCCGGTGCAGTGTCCTCTGAAAATACGATGAGTGAGACACCTTTGAGCTGTTCAGAAGTGACAGAGGGTATCACCCGGACAACACGGGCCGGGGTATGTGCTTCGAGTTCGCTGACAGGTACATCTGATGCGACCGAGATGAGGAGTTTGTTACTTGTCAGTTGTTCCGTTATTTCCTGCATGACCGGCACGACATCCGGTTGCCTGACACAGAGAATAATGATGTCAGCATTCGCGGCAAGGGCACGGTTGTTTGCTGCCTCCTGAATTCCTGTTTCAGCTGCAATTGCGATGCGTGCCTCCGGTGTCCGGTTTGCGGCAGATATCTGCCGGGGAACCGCTGCTCCGCCCCTGATAAATGATCGGATAAGCATACTCCCCATGCTTCCCGTTCCGATGATCCCGATGCGTCTGTCCATGCGATATTTCACACCCTAGTATTCTCTCTTTTTTGGTTTAATGGTGGTCTGCTATTGAATGGGCGGGCATCCCGTGTGAATCTGTCAGCCATTCAAACAGCTATTTCTTCAGCCAGCGGCTGTCGGGCGTTACATGGTTGATACTGATGGCAGAATTCCGGATATCGCGTGGCCCGTCAGACAAGGGATCTGATGAAGAACAGAGGATGCCGGTCTCCGTTATTGAGGGGGAATTTGCTCCTCGTCCGCCTGACGGACTATTTCCGTTCGTAGTGATACGCCCCTCCCGATAAAAAAAGGGTTCTGGCGCACACGGAAAGACGCTTTTTCGCAGATGCGCTTGCAACCTTTATGGGTACACACCCTTTGGGACAAAACCCGGGGTCCCTGATATATCCGGGATGATGTCTGCATGTATCCGGATCAGGAATAGAGGCAGGCGTATCATCCTGGGAGCCGTTGTGGTACTACCTCTGTAATCTCTGCCCTGTTTATACCGCGACGAATCAAAAGGGATGCATCACACTTCTGATCTGTTGGAGACACCGGTCATTTGCTGGTGGCACAGGATAATTGTTTTTCTCTGGTTCTGTCTGGTGAGAAAAACAAAAAAAATTGGATGAAAATTGATAGCCATTTTCTTTCCAGGAAGAACATTTTGTCGATCAGAAACACCTGCACCATATTGTTAATACATTCTTAGTGGGTAATGGTGTCAGTAAAGTCTCTGACCATAATAATAATGATTAATCGTGATATATAGTGCTATGCATGGCAACATTGCAGTACATTTTTCATCGCAATAAAATATTCATAAACTCCTCTGTTACTGTTTTACCGACCGGCGGCTCCAATTTCGTGGATGATAATCAAACGCCACTGGGTGCCATGTATTCCTATTGTCGTCCAGTAGGCCTCTTTCTGCACGATTCCGCCAAAGCCGGTTTCATAGAATGTATAGGTGTCATATCCTGACCAGTTGCCGGCATAGTGATGGGCAAAGTCCTGAATTTCCGGGAAATCTTCATAGAGGGATTCGTTGAAGGTTTCTTTGCCGATCTCCGCCGTGTCTGCGTCATAGAGGATGCGCCCGTCCGTCTGGGCTGCCATGATGGAATACGGGGTGCCTTCCACCGCAGGGACAGCATATCTGCCGATGATTTCATCTGGTGCAAATGAGAGACTCACCAGTCCCGTGAGGCATTCTTCTTCTGTGAAGACAGGATATTCAATGACAGATGCATGTCCCCCCTGTTCAAGAGGAAACAGATCGCTCATCAGGGCCTGTTTCGTTGCAAAGAGCGTCTCAACCACGCTCTGGTTTCCGAGATTCTTTCCGATGAGTATATCGGTTTGTGTTGCGGGAACGCCGGAGAGGACCGTCCCGTCTCTGTCCACAGTGATCACGGTTTTACCGGCAGGGTCAGCATAGAGGAGTGTTGTCAGGGGCTCGTGGTAGTATGCATGCCCGGAATCAAGGCCTGTTTCAGAGAGTGCGGCTGCTGTTTCTGCTGTTGTTTTATCCAGTGCCAGAAGCTGTGTGTTGATATCACCCTGCAGTGTGCCGAGTATCCGGAGCATTTCGGTGTGTGCTACTGTCTCATCGGGAACCAGGTCTGCTGACGTATCCGTCGCAACGCATCCTGCAGAAAGGATGACTGCACAGACAAACGCTATTGCGATGAGTGCAGGAACATATCTCCGAATATCGGGTGTAATTGATCCCATATCTTCTGTCACACAGAACTGTTACGGGAAAAAGTGATTTATTCCTTTGCCATAATTTCACTACCCGAACCAGCAAATTCATCTCTCTTGAACGAGATGGCTATATATGGCATCTCCCCTGTTAGCGTTGATATTATCATTCTTTATTCCTGGTCTGGGACAGTTTTATACCGGACAGTTTCTCAAAGCAGTCCTGCTCTTTGTTGCAGCAGGTGTCCTGGCATTCTTTTGGTTCACCCTTATTGCCATCCCGCTGTATCTCGTTGTCTGGATATACAGTATGTATGACGCGTATACACAAGCGGCAAATGAGTGAGGAAATGATTACAATTCCCTAATAATTACCGTTTTTTCCACTCATATATGCCTCCGTGATATCCGGAATTGATGAACCGGATATATGATTACGGGAGGGGAACAGAGGGCTCCTCTCGTATTTCCCCTTCTTCTTTTCTGATTTTATCCTCGCTGAGGCACGTGTGTATCATCTCCCGCAGACGATAGAGGGTCTGCGTCTCTGCATATCCGCTCCCCTGCCATCGAATGACACCACCCGCGTCAATGAGGTACACGTATGCGAGTGAATGGTCCTGTATTTCAAGGGGTCCTGTCAGTTCAGATGCGCTGCTATAGATGGTCATCACATAGTCGTGGTTTGCAGCCGGGATGCCTGAACGCATGCCGCTGTCAATCATTTTTCGCATCGGCCTCCAGATAGCTGATGTGATCACGGGAATTTCATAGATGGCGATGTTTTCTGCGTCATGAAATTCCTCCTTTATGGGGTTCACCCAGGAATCAATCATATCCTGTGCTTCCCGAACAAATGCCACGACAATGAGTGCTGGTGCACCTCTTGCTGCATCAGGGAGTGTTTTTTTCTTTCCGGACAGTGTTTCTGCGGTAATTTCCGGAAACCGGAATCCTGTCACCATGGGGGGTGAATAGTTTTTCTGTATGATGAATCTGTCGGGTATCCCGTGTATCGGCGGGTATGGTGGATATTGTGCTGCATAATCTGTTGGACTTGCAGGGGGCCGTGCCCTCTTCTCCGAAATAGGCAAAAATTGTGGGTATCGGGGGTGTGGCTGTCTCTGCCGGAATTGCTGTAGCGTCCGGGTTGATGTTTTGAAAAGGAAATAACAGAAAAAAATACTATTCAGCCGGATATCTCCTGTAGTTCCTCCAGCCTCTCCTTCACGGCTTTCACATGGCCGGTCACCCGTACCCGTGGCCAGACTTCACGGATGGTGGCATCCGGTCCGATGATATAGGTCGTTCGCACTATCCCCGGTATCTCCCGTCCAAGTATTCGTTTGGGCTGCCATGCATGGTACTCTTCAATGACTCTGTGGGATTCATCGGAGAGAAGTATGATCTTCAGACCATGGGTGCCGGCGAACTTTGCATGACTTGTGCACGAATCTGCACTGATTCCGATTATTTCTGCGTTGAGGTGGGAAAATGCAGTAAGTTCCTCATTGAACCCCTTTGCCTCTGTCGTGCATCCGGGTGTATTGTCCCTTGGGTAAAAATAGAGGATGACCCATTTCCCGGCGAAGGCGTTCAGACAGATTTCAGTATTGTCCTTGTCCGGAAGGCAGAATGCCGGAGCCGGACTCCCGATGGATAGTACCTCCATAATTCATCCCTGGTGGAGTAGCAGGCGCGATACTATTTATAGTATTTCTCCTGGTTCGGGTATTTCGATGGCATTGTATCCTGTTGTTTGGGGATTTTCATGGCTTGAATGGCGCAGCAGTCTTCGGAGAGAAGCGTCACTTCGGATACGCATCTCCCCGGGTGACGTTCCAAAGAAATATCTCCGGTATTCTTCAATTGATCCTGAATACAGAACGATGCCCGTATGGTTCGTTAATTTTTGATATCTCAGTTAAATTGACAATGTTGCCAATTATTTGGCCAAAATGGAGGGATATCGGGTCTAATGTCGTTAACGTCTATATAATATTAATGAAAAATACAACATGGTATGAAACTTCAGACAAGAGTTCTTGTCGTTTACCTCTGCATTGCAGTCATGGTGATTGCTCTTGTCGGAATTTTTCTCCCTGTTACTCTTAATCAGCAGAGCCTTGATACTGTCACCGGAAATACGAATCAGCAGCTTGCTCTTGTGGATTACTCTCTTTCCGGTTTTATCAGCAGCATGAAGGGCCATGTTCTTGAAATATCTCTCTATCCGGTCGTACGAAACCCGGATGATGAATCCTTCACTAATTTCCTGAATGCCGATGAAGACACCTTCGCGTATGCCGTAACGGAAGAAGAGCAGGAGATAATCACGATATTTAACAGCTTTCGTACAACGAATCAGTACGTCAATTCCGTCTATATGGGAAGGGAAAACGGAGCATTCGTCCGTTCGCACGAGCGTGCACAGCCCACGGCATATGATCCGCGGGAACGCCCGTGGTATATCCTTGCAGCACAACATCCGGATTCCGTTATCGTGACAGAACCATATTCTTCCCTTACCACGCAGGATGTGAATATCGGTGTGGTAAAAGCGCTTCTTGATGAAAACGGCACGGTATACGGGGTCGTCGGTGCTGATATCACCCTTACCAACATGACAGATTATGTCACCGGGTTTGATCCGGGATGGGGCGGCGAAATCATCATTGTCGATACTACCGGGGTCATCCTCTCCGGGCAGGACCCGTCCTATCTCTTTATGGATATCGGCGAAGTTCTTCATGAGAAGAGATCCGAATTTATGGACACCGATTCCGGCACGATCCTGCTGAACGGTAATTATCTGATCTATTATACCTCCCCTGAACTCGGGTGGAAACTGGGGATGTTCATCCCTGCCTCGGAAATTCAAAAAGAAACGAATGAAGCAATATTTACGGTCCTGACGTATCTGTTCGCAGCGCTCATTCTCCTGAGCGCATTTTCCCTGTATTATCTTCGCCGGGAGATCATCAGGCCCCTGTCGGATCTCACGGATGTCAGCAGAACGATTGCCGAAACGGGTGATCTCGATCAGGAGATTCCTCTCACGGGCACCGATGAGATCGGCGTTCTTGCCCGTTCCCTGAAAGATATGGTGGAAAGACTCCATTCGGATGAAGTAAAGCTCAATGAAGCCCTGAAGTGTGAGAGGGAGGCGCAATCGGCACTAAAAGTGGCGCATGACGAGCTTGAAGAGAAAGTCAGTGAACGGACACGCGAGCTTGCCGAAGTGAACGAACACCTGAAAGAGCTTGACCGGTTAAAATCGATGTTTATTGCCACCATGAGTCATGAACTAAGAACACCCCTGAATTCTATAATTGGGTTCTCCGGTATTCTTCTGAAAGGCTGGAGCGGCGACATCAATGAAGAACAGATAAAACAGCTGACAATTATCGATAGCAGCGCACGTCACCTGCTGGGGCTTATAAACGATGTTATCGATATCAGTAAAATAGAGGCGGGTACGATTGAATTATCTCTCTCTTCGTATGATCTGGTCCCGGTCATATCCGACGTCCTCTTATCATTCAGGGAGAGTGCAAATGAACAAAAGATTGCGTTGTATACGGACATCCCCGAAACGCTGGAGATCTTCGGAGACGAACGGAGGACAAAACAGATCCTCATCAACCTCATCGGAAATGCCTTTAAATTTACCGATGGGGGCTCTGTTACGGTTACGGCCGGAACGGATGGCGATACCGTACATATTTCAGTAACGGATACCGGCATAGGCATTCCCGAGGGGAGTGTACAGAGACTGTTCAAGCCGTTCATCCGCGTGCGCACAGAAGGAAGAATGACCGAAGGTACCGGCCTGGGGCTCTATCTTTCCCGGAAGCTTGCACGGGCTCTGGGAGGGGAGATAACCGTTGCAAGCAGTCCCGGCGAGGGAAGTGAATTCACCGTAATTCTTCCGCTGGAGAGTGAGAACATTGACAAAGATCCTGATTATTGAAGACAATCCGAATAACCTGTACCTGATTCGTTTTATCCTGAACCAGTATGATTATGAGGTAATTGAGGCAGAATCAGGAGAAGAGGGTGTCCGGAAGGCTGAAGCTGAAGTACCCGATCTCATCGTAATGGATATCCGGTTGCCGGGTATAGATGGATTCGAAGCGACACGCCTTATTCGGGAATCGGAGACAACGGCTGAAATCCCCGTAATCGCCCTGACGTCGTATGCTATGGCAGGAGACCGGGAGAGAATTCTTTCTCTCGGATGCACCGGATATATTGAAAAACCCATTGAACCCGATACCATTATTGCACAGCTCACTCACTATCTGTAATGGAGCATAGATGAAAATTCTTATCGCTGATGATAAAACGGAAAACCGGTATCTCCTGGAGTCGGCTCTCCATGCAGGCGGATATGAGGTAATTTCAGCGATAAACGGATATGAAGCACTTGAAGTCCTGCATACGACTCCGGTGGATATGATCATCACCGATATCCTGATGCCCAGAATGGATGGTTTTCAGCTGTGCCGGCTGGTAAAAGGCGATGAGAACCTGAAGAAGATCCCATTAATCTTCTACACCGCATCGTATTCGACAGCCGATGATGTGAAATTCGGCCTCGAACTGGGGGCGGAAAGGTATATCCTCAAACCTATCGACCCGGAGGAATTCCTGGATATTATCGGGGATATACTGCATGATGCCGATACGACTGTCCCTGTCAAACCGGTGATGGAGGGATATTCCGATAATCTCTATCTGCAGCAGTATTCACGAAGGGTCTTCCGTCAGCTCGAGACGAAGATTTCTGAGCTCGAAGGAATGAATGATGAGCTGACTGAATCCCAAACAGCACTCAAAGAAAGCGAAGAAAAGTTCTATACCCTCTTCAACAGTATCAGCGAATCCGTTTTTTTCCATGAGAACCGCCTGGAAAATGGAGGGAGTCGTATTATGGAGGTAAATGCTGCCTCCTGCAGGATGCTTGGGTATTCCCGTGACGAACTGGTGGATCTGGCGATTG
Above is a window of Methanogenium organophilum DNA encoding:
- a CDS encoding ATP-binding response regulator — protein: MKLQTRVLVVYLCIAVMVIALVGIFLPVTLNQQSLDTVTGNTNQQLALVDYSLSGFISSMKGHVLEISLYPVVRNPDDESFTNFLNADEDTFAYAVTEEEQEIITIFNSFRTTNQYVNSVYMGRENGAFVRSHERAQPTAYDPRERPWYILAAQHPDSVIVTEPYSSLTTQDVNIGVVKALLDENGTVYGVVGADITLTNMTDYVTGFDPGWGGEIIIVDTTGVILSGQDPSYLFMDIGEVLHEKRSEFMDTDSGTILLNGNYLIYYTSPELGWKLGMFIPASEIQKETNEAIFTVLTYLFAALILLSAFSLYYLRREIIRPLSDLTDVSRTIAETGDLDQEIPLTGTDEIGVLARSLKDMVERLHSDEVKLNEALKCEREAQSALKVAHDELEEKVSERTRELAEVNEHLKELDRLKSMFIATMSHELRTPLNSIIGFSGILLKGWSGDINEEQIKQLTIIDSSARHLLGLINDVIDISKIEAGTIELSLSSYDLVPVISDVLLSFRESANEQKIALYTDIPETLEIFGDERRTKQILINLIGNAFKFTDGGSVTVTAGTDGDTVHISVTDTGIGIPEGSVQRLFKPFIRVRTEGRMTEGTGLGLYLSRKLARALGGEITVASSPGEGSEFTVILPLESENIDKDPDY
- a CDS encoding response regulator; the encoded protein is MRTLTKILIIEDNPNNLYLIRFILNQYDYEVIEAESGEEGVRKAEAEVPDLIVMDIRLPGIDGFEATRLIRESETTAEIPVIALTSYAMAGDRERILSLGCTGYIEKPIEPDTIIAQLTHYL
- a CDS encoding ATP-binding response regulator; the protein is MKILIADDKTENRYLLESALHAGGYEVISAINGYEALEVLHTTPVDMIITDILMPRMDGFQLCRLVKGDENLKKIPLIFYTASYSTADDVKFGLELGAERYILKPIDPEEFLDIIGDILHDADTTVPVKPVMEGYSDNLYLQQYSRRVFRQLETKISELEGMNDELTESQTALKESEEKFYTLFNSISESVFFHENRLENGGSRIMEVNAASCRMLGYSRDELVDLAIEDLCGSFIGKDDPGEMASLRSDGNVSFECDMKRKNGSLIPVSVKGSRVEMNGETYGLSLVRDLTAEKESRKREEEALRNIECNLTQLAILNDEIRNPLAIISGLITFEEDKISEEIRNQVTIINDIVTKLDQRWLESEKIRDFLLKHYNFMPEYRE